In one Dermacentor variabilis isolate Ectoservices chromosome 4, ASM5094787v1, whole genome shotgun sequence genomic region, the following are encoded:
- the Prps gene encoding phosphoribosyl pyrophosphate synthetase isoform X2 produces MDYGLLHYGPTHASPLQRAPLRPHHTERCHFCPPSLDGNGSAMAHSGQSTPPSTSEEQDQLKQRKHREGFGSAKPVSGTTWEAPDCCVACHSGAVNFCRKMPNIKVFSGSSHCDLAQKVVDRLGIELGKVVLKKFSNQETCVEVGESVRGEDVYIIQSGCGEVNDNLMELLIMINACKIASASRVTAVIPCFPYARQDKKDKSRAPISAKLVANMLSVAGADHIITMDLHASQIQGFFDIPVDNLYAEPAVLKWVRENIPEWRNSIIVSPDAGGAKRVTAIADRLNVEFALIHKERKKANEVASMVLVGDVKDRVAILVDDMADTCGTIVHAADKLMEAGASKVYAILTHGIFSGPAISRINNACFEAVVVTNTIPQDQHMKECPKIQCIDVSMILAEAIRRTHNGESVSYLFSHVPM; encoded by the exons ATGGATTACGGCCTCTTGCACTACGGACCAACCCACGCGTCGCCGCTCCAGAGGGCCCCACTTAGACCCCATCACACCGAGAGGTGTCACTTCTGCCCGCCCTCGCTAGATGGCAACGGCTCTGCCATGGCCCACAGTGGTCAGTCCACTCCTCCGTCGACGAGCGAGGAGCAAGACCAACTCAAGCAGCGCAAGCATCGCGAGGGCTTCGGCAGCGCTAAGCCAGTTTCAGGCACCACTTGGGAAGCACCAGACTGTTGCGTTGCTTGCCACAGCGGAGCAGTCAATTTCTGCCGCAAGATGCCCAATATCAAGGTTTTCAGCGGGTCGTCGCACTGCGATCTCGCCCAGAAAGTGGTCGACAGGCTCGGAATAGAACTCGGAAAGGTAGTTCTCAAGAAATTCAGCAACCAAGAGACGTG tGTAGAGGTAGGGGAGAGTGTTCGTGGTGAAGATGTGTACATCATCCAGAGTGGATGTGGGGAGGTGAATGACAACTTGATGGAGCTGCTGATCATGATCAATGCCTGCAAGATTGCCTCTGCATCCCGAGTGACTGCTGTCATACCTTGCTTTCCATATGCAAGGCAGGACAAGAAGGACAAG AGCAGAGCACCAATTTCAGCCAAGCTCGTTGCCAACATGCTGTCTGTCGCTGGTGCTGATCACATCATAACAATGGACCTACATGCCTCGCAAATACAG GGTTTCTTTGACATTCCGGTGGACAACCTATATGCTGAGCCTGCTGTTCTCAAGTGGGTTCGCGAGAACATACCCGAATGGCGCAACAGCATCATTGTCTCTCCCGACGCTGGAGGAGCCAAGAG GGTCACAGCCATAGCGGATCGTCTCAATGTGGAATTTGCTCTGATCCACAAGGAGCGCAAAAAGGCGAATGAGGTGGCCAGCATGGTGCTTGTGGGAGATGTAAAGGATCGAGTTGCCATATTGGTGGACGACATGGCTGACACCTGCGGCACCATTGTTCATGCAGCTGACAA GTTGATGGAAGCAGGTGCCAGCAAGGTGTATGCCATTCTCACTCACGGCATCTTTTCGGGGCCTGCTATATCTAGGATCAATAATGCCTGCTTTGAGGCTGTGGTCGTTACAAACACCATACCGCAGGATCAACACATGAAAGAGTGCCCCAAGATTCAG TGTATCGACGTCTCCATGATCCTTGCCGAGGCGATTCGCAGAACGCACAACGGAGAGTCGGTGTCATACCTGTTCAGTCATGTGCCAATGTAA
- the Prps gene encoding phosphoribosyl pyrophosphate synthetase isoform X1 — protein sequence MDYGLLHYGPTHASPLQRAPLRPHHTERCHFCPPSLDGNGSAMAHSGQSTPPSTSEEQDQLKQRKHREGFGSAKPVSGTTWEAPDCCVACHSGAVNFCRKMPNIKVFSGSSHCDLAQKVVDRLGIELGKVVLKKFSNQETCVEVGESVRGEDVYIIQSGCGEVNDNLMELLIMINACKIASASRVTAVIPCFPYARQDKKDKSRAPISAKLVANMLSVAGADHIITMDLHASQIQGFFDIPVDNLYAEPAVLKWVRENIPEWRNSIIVSPDAGGAKRVTAIADRLNVEFALIHKERKKANEVASMVLVGDVKDRVAILVDDMADTCGTIVHAADKLMEAGASKVYAILTHGIFSGPAISRINNACFEAVVVTNTIPQDQHMKECPKIQLTDISALLSEAILKNYHGISLCSVNTEGSAK from the exons ATGGATTACGGCCTCTTGCACTACGGACCAACCCACGCGTCGCCGCTCCAGAGGGCCCCACTTAGACCCCATCACACCGAGAGGTGTCACTTCTGCCCGCCCTCGCTAGATGGCAACGGCTCTGCCATGGCCCACAGTGGTCAGTCCACTCCTCCGTCGACGAGCGAGGAGCAAGACCAACTCAAGCAGCGCAAGCATCGCGAGGGCTTCGGCAGCGCTAAGCCAGTTTCAGGCACCACTTGGGAAGCACCAGACTGTTGCGTTGCTTGCCACAGCGGAGCAGTCAATTTCTGCCGCAAGATGCCCAATATCAAGGTTTTCAGCGGGTCGTCGCACTGCGATCTCGCCCAGAAAGTGGTCGACAGGCTCGGAATAGAACTCGGAAAGGTAGTTCTCAAGAAATTCAGCAACCAAGAGACGTG tGTAGAGGTAGGGGAGAGTGTTCGTGGTGAAGATGTGTACATCATCCAGAGTGGATGTGGGGAGGTGAATGACAACTTGATGGAGCTGCTGATCATGATCAATGCCTGCAAGATTGCCTCTGCATCCCGAGTGACTGCTGTCATACCTTGCTTTCCATATGCAAGGCAGGACAAGAAGGACAAG AGCAGAGCACCAATTTCAGCCAAGCTCGTTGCCAACATGCTGTCTGTCGCTGGTGCTGATCACATCATAACAATGGACCTACATGCCTCGCAAATACAG GGTTTCTTTGACATTCCGGTGGACAACCTATATGCTGAGCCTGCTGTTCTCAAGTGGGTTCGCGAGAACATACCCGAATGGCGCAACAGCATCATTGTCTCTCCCGACGCTGGAGGAGCCAAGAG GGTCACAGCCATAGCGGATCGTCTCAATGTGGAATTTGCTCTGATCCACAAGGAGCGCAAAAAGGCGAATGAGGTGGCCAGCATGGTGCTTGTGGGAGATGTAAAGGATCGAGTTGCCATATTGGTGGACGACATGGCTGACACCTGCGGCACCATTGTTCATGCAGCTGACAA GTTGATGGAAGCAGGTGCCAGCAAGGTGTATGCCATTCTCACTCACGGCATCTTTTCGGGGCCTGCTATATCTAGGATCAATAATGCCTGCTTTGAGGCTGTGGTCGTTACAAACACCATACCGCAGGATCAACACATGAAAGAGTGCCCCAAGATTCAG TTGACAGATATTTCAGCACTTCTCAGTGAAGCAATACTGAAGAACTACCATGGCATTTCTTTATGCTCTGTTAATACTGAAGGATCTGCCAAGTGA